In Phaeobacter porticola, one DNA window encodes the following:
- a CDS encoding calcium-binding protein yields MAEVLVTAASNSAPPFDFSNFDFTKVAVLSASDSQIAVQYGEFVILFEGSFAFDELGNLTPDSPLNAFGLFYEQTLVMSVSGFSLPSQMIAENDLYTLLAVALAGDDSITSAWTGGERISGFGGDDTIRAGSGDDTIIGGPGQDDLILGDGISSYSFAFDETAGAVLTTLDGRDLLIGVETVRLDGQTLQIQEGSSADEVLTSSNDADATLSDMIHGRGGDDSISGGAGKDFLLGGHGDDTLVAGANNDFLDGELGNDYLSGGSGHDNLRGSLGSDTLIGGAGNDTLRGDNDVGPADNADDLLLGGNGRDSLTGNAGHDTLKGGNGTDTLDGGDGNDHLSGGKGRDLIEGGDGNDTLTGGRHNDTLTGGAGQDRLNGSMGRDVLRGDAGDDVLLGGRGRDTLFGSDGADRLLGHAGNDRLTGGSGGDTFVFARNNGHDIITDFTLGEDLIQITRGANRIEHLGFEQLGENVHITFANVSILVEDVALTQLMDSDNFLF; encoded by the coding sequence ATGGCAGAGGTTCTCGTAACCGCGGCGTCCAATTCCGCGCCGCCTTTTGATTTTAGCAATTTCGATTTTACCAAAGTTGCTGTTCTCAGCGCCTCAGACAGTCAAATTGCCGTGCAATACGGCGAGTTTGTCATTCTGTTTGAGGGCAGTTTTGCCTTTGACGAATTGGGCAATCTGACACCTGACAGCCCGCTCAACGCATTTGGCCTGTTCTACGAACAGACCCTGGTGATGTCTGTAAGCGGCTTTTCCCTGCCGTCCCAGATGATCGCTGAAAATGATCTCTATACGCTCCTGGCCGTGGCACTTGCAGGGGATGACAGCATCACCTCGGCCTGGACGGGCGGCGAGCGGATCAGCGGCTTTGGCGGCGATGATACCATTCGCGCAGGCAGCGGCGACGACACCATTATTGGCGGGCCGGGTCAGGACGACCTGATACTGGGCGATGGGATCAGCAGCTACAGCTTTGCCTTTGACGAAACCGCAGGCGCTGTCCTGACCACTTTGGACGGGCGCGACCTGCTGATCGGGGTAGAGACGGTGCGGCTCGACGGCCAAACACTTCAGATCCAAGAAGGCAGTAGCGCTGACGAGGTGCTGACCAGCAGCAACGACGCGGATGCGACCCTCTCTGACATGATCCATGGGCGCGGCGGTGATGACAGCATCAGCGGTGGCGCGGGCAAGGATTTCCTATTGGGCGGGCATGGCGATGACACGCTGGTCGCGGGTGCCAACAATGACTTTCTAGACGGTGAATTGGGCAACGACTATCTTTCGGGCGGCTCCGGCCACGACAATCTGCGCGGCAGCCTTGGCAGTGACACGCTGATCGGCGGCGCAGGCAACGACACGCTGCGCGGCGACAATGATGTGGGTCCGGCGGACAATGCCGATGATCTGTTGCTGGGTGGCAATGGCCGCGACAGTCTGACCGGCAACGCTGGGCATGACACGCTGAAAGGCGGCAACGGCACCGACACCCTGGATGGCGGCGACGGCAATGACCACCTCAGTGGTGGCAAGGGGCGCGACCTGATAGAAGGCGGCGATGGCAATGACACGCTCACCGGTGGTCGCCACAACGACACTTTGACCGGCGGTGCGGGTCAGGACCGGTTGAACGGCAGCATGGGACGCGATGTTCTGCGTGGCGATGCCGGAGATGATGTGCTGCTGGGTGGCCGCGGACGCGATACATTGTTTGGCAGCGACGGCGCAGACCGGCTACTGGGTCATGCTGGCAATGACCGCCTGACCGGCGGCAGCGGCGGCGATACATTCGTCTTTGCCCGCAACAACGGCCATGACATCATCACCGATTTCACGCTCGGCGAGGATCTGATCCAGATCACCCGTGGCGCCAACCGCATTGAGCATCTCGGCTTTGAGCAGTTGGGCGAGAATGTGCACATCACCTTCGCCAATGTTTCGATCCTGGTCGAGGATGTGGCCCTGACCCAGCTAATGGATAGTGATAACTTCCTGTTCTGA
- a CDS encoding bactofilin family protein: MFSKSKINEPGQKAAEATPAAPAPSSAPVPPASDFKATAPKAKPPASVLSSDLHITGNLKTTGDIQVEGTVEGDIRAHLLTIGESATIKGEVTADDVVINGRIVGRVRGLKVRLTSTARVEGDIIHKTIAIESGAHFEGSVQRQDDPLNPGKAAAPRAAAPAPAPSAAVTAATAAHKHDS; this comes from the coding sequence ATGTTTTCTAAGAGCAAAATCAACGAGCCCGGCCAGAAAGCGGCCGAAGCAACCCCTGCGGCACCTGCGCCGTCTTCCGCTCCGGTTCCGCCCGCCAGCGATTTCAAGGCAACCGCCCCCAAGGCAAAGCCCCCGGCATCCGTGCTCAGCTCGGATCTGCACATCACTGGCAACCTCAAGACCACCGGTGACATTCAGGTCGAAGGCACCGTCGAAGGCGACATTCGTGCCCATCTTCTGACCATCGGCGAGAGCGCGACCATCAAAGGCGAAGTGACCGCCGATGACGTGGTGATCAACGGCCGCATCGTTGGCCGTGTGCGCGGCCTGAAGGTGCGTCTGACCTCGACCGCCCGCGTCGAAGGCGACATCATCCACAAGACCATCGCGATTGAGAGCGGTGCGCATTTCGAAGGCTCCGTTCAACGTCAGGACGATCCGCTGAACCCCGGCAAAGCTGCAGCGCCCCGCGCCGCAGCCCCGGCACCAGCTCCGTCAGCCGCCGTCACCGCAGCAACCGCGGCACATAAACACGACAGCTGA
- a CDS encoding peroxiredoxin codes for MLAPSDPAPSFNLPRDGGGTVTLEELRGKAVVLFFYPRDDTPGCTKESIGFSEHLQAFADAGAVVYGISKDPVAKHDKFVAKHSLTTPLLSDAEGTTCEDYGVWKEKNMYGKKHWGIERSTFLIDGEGNIAQVWRKVKVDGHVAEVLEAAKAL; via the coding sequence ATGCTCGCCCCCTCAGACCCCGCGCCCTCCTTTAACCTGCCCCGCGATGGCGGTGGCACCGTGACGTTGGAGGAGCTGCGCGGCAAGGCCGTCGTGCTGTTCTTTTACCCCCGTGATGATACTCCGGGCTGCACCAAGGAATCCATCGGATTTTCTGAGCATCTGCAGGCCTTTGCCGATGCCGGGGCGGTGGTCTATGGCATCTCCAAGGATCCGGTCGCAAAACACGACAAATTTGTCGCCAAACACAGCCTGACCACGCCGCTCCTCTCTGATGCCGAAGGCACCACCTGCGAGGATTATGGCGTCTGGAAGGAAAAGAACATGTACGGCAAGAAACACTGGGGGATCGAGCGCTCGACCTTCCTCATCGACGGCGAGGGCAACATCGCCCAGGTCTGGCGCAAGGTGAAAGTCGATGGCCATGTCGCAGAGGTGCTGGAGGCCGCCAAGGCGCTCTGA
- a CDS encoding M23 family metallopeptidase, translated as MRTRLAIKIHTFLERRFPERRVFLKSDSDTRFIRLRSETQLIAFAGMALLVAWSIVATAIVMMDSIGSGNFREQAKRDQMTYRARLNALSSERDDRAAEALAAQERFNAALTQISSMQSELLASETRRRELETGIEVIQTTLRQTMKDRETARDALTALKQETAADSPAQMMAVSAPVQMEFMADALAETAAQRDQIEANAQSALEQRDALELELRLMDERNDQIFRQLEEAMEVSVAPLDKMFRSAGMPTDRILEQVRRGYSGQGGPLSPLALSTRGEEPTREELRANDLLHQMNQLNLYRLAAQKAPFAAPVNLNLVRRSSGFGYRRDPKTGGRRLHKGSDFAGRTGTDIFATADGVVTHAGWQSGYGKLVTIQHAFGIETKYAHNSKLRVKVGQRVSRGDHISDMGNTGRSTGTHLHYEVRVNGNPVNPMIYIKAARNVF; from the coding sequence GTGCGGACACGTCTGGCGATCAAAATACATACGTTTCTCGAACGTCGTTTTCCAGAACGGCGGGTGTTCCTGAAATCCGACTCTGACACGCGTTTCATAAGGCTGCGATCCGAAACTCAGCTCATCGCTTTTGCGGGCATGGCGCTGCTGGTCGCCTGGTCCATCGTTGCCACCGCTATCGTGATGATGGACAGCATCGGTTCCGGCAATTTCCGCGAGCAGGCCAAACGCGACCAGATGACCTACCGCGCCCGCCTCAATGCGCTATCAAGCGAACGCGACGACCGCGCTGCCGAGGCACTGGCTGCCCAGGAACGGTTCAACGCCGCTTTGACACAGATTTCCTCTATGCAGTCTGAATTGCTAGCGTCCGAGACCCGCCGCCGCGAGCTGGAAACCGGGATCGAGGTGATTCAAACCACGCTGCGCCAGACCATGAAGGACCGCGAGACTGCGCGCGACGCATTGACCGCACTGAAACAGGAAACCGCCGCCGACAGCCCGGCGCAGATGATGGCCGTCAGCGCGCCTGTTCAGATGGAGTTCATGGCCGACGCGCTGGCCGAAACCGCCGCACAACGCGACCAGATTGAGGCCAACGCCCAATCCGCGCTGGAGCAGCGCGATGCGCTGGAACTGGAACTGCGCCTGATGGATGAGCGCAACGACCAGATTTTCCGCCAGCTGGAAGAGGCGATGGAAGTTTCTGTCGCACCGCTCGACAAAATGTTTCGCAGCGCCGGAATGCCCACCGACCGTATCCTGGAACAGGTGCGGCGCGGATATAGCGGTCAGGGCGGTCCACTCAGCCCTTTAGCCCTGTCCACGCGCGGTGAGGAACCCACCCGCGAGGAACTGCGCGCCAACGACCTGCTGCACCAGATGAATCAGCTGAACCTCTACCGATTGGCCGCGCAAAAGGCGCCCTTTGCCGCGCCGGTGAACCTCAATCTGGTGCGCCGCAGCTCTGGCTTCGGCTACCGCCGCGACCCCAAAACAGGCGGTCGCCGCCTGCACAAAGGATCCGATTTCGCTGGCCGCACCGGCACCGATATCTTTGCCACCGCTGATGGGGTTGTGACCCATGCAGGCTGGCAATCCGGCTACGGAAAACTTGTTACAATTCAACATGCCTTTGGCATTGAGACGAAATATGCCCATAACTCGAAACTCCGCGTTAAGGTCGGTCAAAGGGTCTCGCGCGGCGATCACATCAGTGATATGGGTAACACCGGACGGTCCACCGGGACCCACCTCCACTACGAGGTTCGGGTCAATGGCAACCCCGTAAACCCGATGATCTATATCAAGGCTGCGAGAAATGTTTTCTAA
- a CDS encoding ferritin-like domain-containing protein → MTSDASQTNADSPDSPLSLAQMAQQVLTTADGREKTALSRRHAAHWFAYRAGDAAKIEVGTASPPLHPARPDKPELLNPRDVPRRRPGSEAGRKALLHAVAHIELNAVDLHWDIIARFSHVPMPLGFFDDWVKAADEESNHFNLMCDCLEALGSYYGELPAHIGMWRAAEDTAEDLMGRLAVVPMVLEARGLDVTPGMIEVFRKAKLTQAVDALEVIYAEEVSHVAYGSKWFHFLCGRDNLDPKEVFHDLVGRYFHGHLKPPFNEEKRAEAGIPPDFYWPLADEIPVKPPALR, encoded by the coding sequence ATGACCAGCGACGCATCACAGACCAACGCAGACAGCCCTGACAGCCCGCTCAGCCTTGCGCAGATGGCGCAGCAGGTGCTGACCACCGCCGATGGCCGCGAGAAAACCGCCCTGTCGCGCCGCCATGCCGCGCACTGGTTTGCCTATCGCGCCGGTGATGCGGCAAAGATCGAGGTCGGCACCGCCAGCCCGCCACTGCACCCCGCGCGTCCCGACAAGCCCGAACTTCTGAACCCGCGCGATGTGCCCCGTCGTCGCCCCGGATCCGAGGCCGGACGCAAGGCGCTGCTGCATGCGGTGGCGCATATCGAACTGAACGCGGTTGATCTGCACTGGGACATCATCGCGCGGTTCTCTCATGTACCAATGCCGCTTGGGTTCTTTGACGACTGGGTCAAGGCGGCGGATGAGGAATCCAATCATTTCAACCTGATGTGCGACTGTCTTGAAGCCCTGGGCAGCTACTACGGAGAGCTGCCTGCCCATATCGGCATGTGGCGTGCCGCCGAAGATACCGCCGAGGATCTGATGGGCCGCCTTGCCGTCGTCCCGATGGTGCTGGAAGCGCGCGGTCTGGACGTTACCCCCGGCATGATCGAGGTTTTCCGCAAAGCAAAGCTTACTCAGGCGGTTGACGCGCTGGAGGTGATCTACGCCGAAGAGGTCAGCCATGTGGCCTATGGATCAAAATGGTTCCACTTCCTCTGTGGGCGCGACAATCTGGACCCCAAAGAGGTGTTTCATGATCTCGTTGGTAGATATTTCCACGGCCATCTGAAGCCGCCCTTTAACGAGGAAAAACGCGCCGAGGCTGGTATCCCGCCGGATTTCTACTGGCCGCTCGCTGACGAAATCCCGGTCAAACCCCCGGCCCTGCGCTAG
- a CDS encoding DUF3971 domain-containing protein encodes MDPEREPSSSAPVDAAQDAGPSGAAAEEGVAVAKAVPPPEGVVFFGPDEEAPEVTAASEGQDAEAERTMRDEAVPVPGPRASDGISAGDLVKPADEDADPVAAAASQPASDVRTKPKPRILRRMLRSAAITAVVLALLAGGVVFLGLGTRLDAPDWVRDRVERRIERHLGGLSIEFGAIHLVVNRGWRPRISLRDVTLRDETGARVARLADAQASLAMRPLLRGQIRPKTIMLSGLYGTLRRDNSGGLALSLAEGEAPLRQAATLPALIEQWDRQLELPVLSALIEVETDALTLRYEDARLGRVWTLDGGSIRMNRSGQDIELAAGFSLLSGRDYVGTVEANYSSAIGDKAAEFGVLVNSVASKDIAAQSAALGWLDVLDAPISGSLRGAISSEGALLPVSASLQIGEGVIQPTAATRPVPITGAQSYFTYLPDRQELRFNELSVNSGWGSGTMEGRARLIGVENGQLTDLVGQLRFQGLSLNPAKLYDTPLDLAGVTADFKLEMAPFRLRLGEMLVRDGETRILLDGEISAGQAGWDYALNGRANRMTAERLKEVWPAAAPPKPREWVQENLLGGYARDVNFAMRGSGTAKPFVYLDLAFEDAAVKFQKSLPPLREAAGQFSLYGNRLVVMATKGWVTADQGGRVDAAGTSFIIPDTSVKDGAPGIARIEASGPVTAALSLLNRPPLSVMDKAGLPVDLASGQVALSGTLSLSLRKGVTPEEITYHYRGHIRDAASDVLVPGESLSAEVLGLSGDQDHVQIEGDGALSGVPGSLVWRQAVGPAVERASAVAGQAPPVRVKGTIELSQATVDRFDIGLPAGSVFGRGVGSYEVVIDKGQAPRLTLESDLAGLGLRIPALSWRLSEATTGQLQLSATLGETPRVEALSLEGAGLQASGNVTLAPGGGLSRALFDRVELRNWFRGAVELVGRGTRAPGINIRSGVLDLRQMPDGSGGSGSSGGSSGGSGPINLQLDRMQVTDSIALTGFRGRFSTTGGLNGNFTAALNGQTGVNGVVVPKDGGFATRIQSQDAGGVFRAAGVLRHGSGGTFDMSLVPAPGAPGEYDGQIEVKNTRIKDAPSMAALLNAVSVVGLIDALAGQGILFTTVEAKFRLGATHLIVHESSAVGPSIGLSMDGNYDLERSVLNMRGVISPIYLLNAVGRVFTRKGEGLIGFAFTLKGAADDPRVQVNPLSGLAPGIFRELFRGPAPSLPGEEPPSTVVPRAERERPPYSVSPGEDR; translated from the coding sequence GTGGATCCTGAACGGGAGCCATCTTCCTCTGCGCCGGTGGATGCCGCGCAGGATGCCGGGCCCAGTGGGGCAGCGGCTGAGGAGGGCGTGGCTGTCGCAAAGGCGGTACCGCCGCCGGAGGGTGTGGTGTTTTTCGGCCCGGATGAGGAGGCGCCGGAGGTGACCGCAGCGTCCGAAGGGCAAGACGCTGAGGCGGAGCGCACAATGCGGGACGAGGCGGTGCCGGTTCCGGGGCCACGGGCGTCCGATGGCATTTCCGCCGGCGATCTTGTCAAACCTGCTGACGAGGATGCAGACCCAGTGGCCGCTGCAGCGTCACAACCCGCTTCGGATGTCAGAACCAAGCCAAAGCCCCGCATCCTGCGCCGGATGCTGCGCAGTGCAGCCATCACCGCCGTTGTTCTGGCATTGCTTGCGGGCGGGGTTGTTTTCCTCGGGCTGGGGACGCGGCTTGACGCGCCGGACTGGGTGCGTGACCGGGTGGAGCGGCGGATTGAGCGGCATCTGGGCGGGTTGAGCATTGAATTCGGCGCCATTCATCTGGTGGTGAACCGGGGCTGGCGGCCCCGCATCAGCCTGCGCGATGTGACCCTGCGTGATGAGACCGGCGCGCGGGTGGCGCGGCTGGCGGATGCGCAGGCCTCACTGGCGATGCGGCCGCTGCTGCGCGGTCAGATCCGGCCCAAGACCATCATGTTGAGCGGGCTATATGGCACCCTCAGGCGAGACAACAGCGGCGGGCTGGCGCTGAGTCTGGCCGAGGGGGAGGCACCGCTGCGGCAGGCCGCTACCCTGCCAGCGTTGATCGAGCAATGGGACCGCCAGCTGGAGTTGCCGGTGCTGTCAGCGCTCATCGAGGTTGAGACCGACGCGCTGACCCTGCGCTATGAGGATGCGCGTCTGGGCCGTGTTTGGACATTGGATGGCGGCAGCATTCGCATGAACCGCAGCGGTCAGGATATCGAGTTGGCCGCCGGGTTCTCGCTACTGAGCGGGCGCGATTATGTGGGTACGGTTGAGGCGAACTACAGCTCTGCCATTGGTGATAAGGCGGCGGAATTTGGCGTGCTGGTCAATTCTGTGGCCAGCAAGGATATTGCTGCCCAGAGCGCCGCACTCGGTTGGCTGGATGTTCTGGACGCGCCGATTTCGGGGTCTTTGCGCGGCGCGATCAGCAGCGAGGGGGCCTTGCTGCCTGTTTCGGCCAGCCTGCAGATCGGCGAAGGGGTGATCCAGCCCACCGCCGCCACCCGGCCGGTGCCGATCACCGGCGCGCAAAGCTATTTCACCTATCTGCCGGACCGTCAGGAACTGCGCTTCAATGAGCTGTCGGTGAACAGCGGCTGGGGCTCTGGCACGATGGAAGGGCGGGCGCGTCTGATCGGGGTGGAAAACGGCCAGCTGACCGATCTGGTCGGACAATTGAGGTTTCAGGGCCTGAGCCTCAACCCGGCGAAACTCTATGATACGCCACTGGACCTGGCCGGGGTGACGGCGGATTTCAAGCTGGAGATGGCGCCGTTCCGGCTGCGTCTGGGCGAGATGCTGGTGCGTGACGGTGAGACGCGGATCCTGCTGGATGGCGAGATTTCGGCGGGGCAGGCGGGTTGGGATTACGCGTTGAACGGACGCGCCAACCGGATGACCGCCGAGCGGCTGAAAGAGGTCTGGCCTGCCGCAGCCCCGCCGAAACCACGCGAATGGGTGCAGGAAAATCTGCTGGGCGGCTATGCGCGGGATGTGAATTTTGCCATGCGCGGCAGTGGAACAGCGAAACCCTTTGTCTATCTCGATCTGGCCTTTGAGGATGCGGCGGTAAAATTCCAGAAATCGCTGCCCCCTCTGCGGGAGGCCGCGGGGCAGTTCAGCCTTTACGGCAACCGGTTGGTGGTGATGGCGACAAAGGGCTGGGTGACGGCGGATCAGGGCGGGCGCGTGGATGCGGCGGGTACGTCGTTCATCATTCCTGACACTTCGGTGAAGGACGGCGCGCCGGGGATCGCCCGGATTGAGGCTTCGGGCCCGGTGACGGCGGCGCTGTCGCTGCTCAACCGTCCACCGCTGTCGGTGATGGACAAGGCGGGGTTGCCGGTGGATCTGGCCTCCGGACAGGTGGCGCTGAGCGGGACGCTGTCCCTGTCGCTGCGCAAAGGGGTGACACCAGAGGAGATCACCTATCACTACAGGGGGCATATTCGCGACGCGGCCAGTGATGTGCTGGTGCCGGGAGAGAGCCTCTCGGCTGAGGTGCTGGGGCTGAGCGGGGATCAGGACCACGTGCAGATTGAAGGGGACGGAGCGCTGTCGGGGGTGCCGGGCAGCCTGGTCTGGCGGCAGGCGGTCGGTCCGGCAGTGGAGCGGGCGAGTGCGGTGGCGGGTCAGGCGCCACCGGTGCGGGTCAAAGGCACGATCGAGCTGTCGCAGGCCACGGTTGATAGGTTTGATATCGGCCTGCCTGCGGGATCGGTATTTGGTCGCGGTGTGGGAAGCTATGAGGTGGTGATCGACAAGGGGCAGGCGCCGAGGTTGACGCTGGAAAGCGATCTGGCGGGGCTGGGGCTGCGGATCCCGGCGCTGAGCTGGCGGTTGAGCGAAGCCACCACCGGCCAGCTGCAACTCAGCGCCACTCTGGGAGAGACGCCACGGGTGGAGGCGCTGTCGCTTGAGGGGGCAGGGTTGCAGGCCTCGGGCAATGTTACATTGGCGCCGGGGGGTGGGCTCAGCCGGGCGTTGTTTGATCGGGTGGAATTGCGAAACTGGTTCCGGGGGGCGGTTGAGCTGGTCGGGCGCGGTACGCGGGCGCCGGGCATTAACATCCGTAGTGGCGTGCTGGATCTGCGGCAGATGCCCGACGGATCGGGCGGCAGTGGCAGCAGCGGTGGCTCCTCAGGCGGGTCAGGACCCATCAACCTGCAACTGGACCGGATGCAGGTCACGGACAGCATCGCGCTGACCGGCTTTCGCGGGCGGTTTTCCACCACCGGCGGGTTGAATGGCAATTTTACCGCGGCGCTGAACGGGCAAACCGGGGTCAATGGCGTGGTGGTGCCGAAGGATGGCGGTTTTGCCACCCGGATCCAGTCGCAGGATGCCGGCGGCGTGTTCCGCGCGGCGGGTGTGTTGCGGCACGGTTCGGGCGGAACGTTTGATATGTCGCTGGTCCCGGCCCCTGGCGCACCCGGTGAATATGACGGCCAGATTGAGGTGAAGAACACCCGCATTAAGGACGCGCCATCCATGGCGGCGCTGCTCAATGCGGTGAGCGTGGTCGGGCTGATTGATGCGCTGGCGGGGCAGGGCATTTTGTTCACCACGGTAGAGGCCAAGTTCCGGCTGGGCGCGACCCATCTGATTGTCCATGAAAGCAGCGCGGTGGGGCCGTCGATTGGTCTGTCGATGGATGGCAATTACGATCTGGAGCGTAGCGTGCTGAATATGCGGGGCGTGATCTCTCCGATCTATCTGCTCAATGCGGTTGGCCGGGTCTTTACCCGCAAGGGGGAGGGGCTGATTGGCTTTGCCTTCACGTTGAAGGGGGCGGCGGATGATCCGCGGGTGCAGGTGAATCCGCTGTCGGGACTGGCACCGGGGATCTTCCGCGAGCTGTTTCGGGGGCCGGCGCCAAGCCTGCCGGGGGAGGAACCACCCAGCACCGTGGTGCCACGGGCCGAGCGGGAAAGGCCGCCTTATTCCGTCTCACCCGGCGAAGATCGCTAG
- a CDS encoding calcium-binding protein — protein MAIFTVNDPTGTLSLNNLGDLGFDNISLNSRTINQLYFTSPTGSSVTLTGNFISSSPYLWTIESMTIRSGGVSVYSMSGFSMNFYRFGSSSGAALEAAILTGNDTITSNMAEGNRWLAYGGDDVISLGVGDDYVHGGYGTDRLIIHDTYGRADISSVYGGVWIDSADGRDTLLSIEQLQFSNRSFSLNVDTSSSTSMSGDRDRSLTSDIMLGGLGADTLAGLSGRDMLLGEEDNDHLMGGEGHDTLKGGDGNDILLGGTGRDWLAGDLGNDAISGGSHGDKLIGGGGHDTLRGQDGHDVLRGNSGWDQLLGGRGNDRLYGDGGQDRLIGQEGNDTLTGGAHADTFVFHRGYGSDIITDFTTGEDRIQIGRGADGMDDLTFNTVGEDVQVAFANVTILVENTTLAQIDDADNFLF, from the coding sequence ATGGCTATTTTCACCGTAAATGACCCGACAGGCACGCTGTCGCTGAATAACCTCGGCGACCTTGGCTTTGACAACATCAGCCTGAACAGCCGAACAATCAATCAGCTGTATTTTACCAGTCCCACTGGCAGCAGCGTCACGCTGACCGGTAATTTCATATCGTCGTCGCCCTATCTTTGGACCATCGAGTCTATGACCATCAGGTCAGGTGGCGTCTCGGTCTACAGCATGAGCGGATTTTCGATGAATTTCTACCGCTTCGGCTCCTCCAGTGGCGCAGCTCTGGAAGCGGCGATTCTGACTGGCAACGATACAATCACTTCCAACATGGCCGAAGGCAACCGCTGGCTGGCATACGGTGGTGACGATGTCATCAGCCTGGGCGTCGGAGATGACTACGTCCACGGGGGGTACGGCACCGACAGGCTGATCATCCACGACACTTATGGTCGGGCGGACATCTCCTCGGTCTACGGCGGCGTGTGGATCGACTCTGCCGACGGGCGAGACACCTTGCTGTCGATCGAACAGCTGCAGTTCAGTAACCGTAGTTTTTCCCTGAACGTGGACACCAGCAGCAGCACGTCAATGAGCGGCGATCGCGACCGCTCCCTTACCAGCGACATCATGCTGGGCGGCCTTGGCGCTGACACTTTGGCCGGGCTCTCCGGGCGCGATATGCTGCTGGGCGAAGAGGACAACGATCACCTGATGGGCGGCGAGGGTCACGACACACTAAAAGGTGGCGATGGCAATGATATCCTCCTTGGTGGCACCGGTCGCGACTGGCTCGCTGGCGATCTCGGTAATGATGCCATCAGCGGCGGTTCCCACGGTGACAAACTCATCGGCGGCGGCGGTCATGACACGTTGCGCGGTCAAGATGGTCACGATGTACTGCGCGGCAACTCCGGCTGGGATCAACTCCTAGGCGGGCGCGGCAACGACCGCCTCTATGGCGATGGCGGACAGGACCGGCTGATCGGCCAAGAGGGTAATGACACCCTGACCGGCGGGGCCCATGCCGACACATTTGTCTTCCATCGCGGCTATGGCAGCGACATCATCACCGATTTCACCACCGGCGAAGACCGCATTCAGATTGGTCGCGGGGCGGACGGCATGGACGATCTGACCTTCAACACCGTAGGCGAAGATGTTCAAGTGGCCTTTGCCAATGTGACCATCTTGGTGGAAAACACCACGCTGGCACAGATTGACGACGCGGATAACTTTCTGTTCTGA
- a CDS encoding DUF3179 domain-containing protein has translation MSQAARRGISRVQNRAVAVLALLLMLPWLAAARADPAIWAREWPTTDFSRTTVADWGEIKSGGPPKDGIPALSDPAFHPAAQVKGLSRAEPVVVLDLPGQAARAYPLRYLIWHEIVNDRVGGTPVAITYCPLCNSAMSFDRRVAGRTLSFGVTGKLRQSDMVMYDRESESWWQQATGTGIVGEMTGRELRQLPSWLDSWQGFRAAYPEGLVMAEPRHNRSYGRNPYQGYDRSNWPFLYDGTPPPHGIAPLARVVRVGDRAWPLARLAKAGEIREAGLVLSWRAGQASALDAGHVGKGRDVGSVRVQGRDGADLPHDVMFAFAYDAFWPKGDWMLE, from the coding sequence ATGTCACAGGCGGCCAGGAGAGGGATATCCAGAGTACAAAATCGGGCGGTGGCGGTGCTGGCGCTGCTGTTGATGCTGCCATGGTTGGCGGCGGCCCGTGCTGATCCGGCCATCTGGGCGCGCGAATGGCCGACCACGGATTTTAGCCGCACCACTGTTGCGGACTGGGGCGAAATCAAATCCGGTGGTCCGCCAAAGGATGGCATCCCAGCCCTGAGCGATCCGGCGTTTCACCCTGCCGCGCAGGTGAAGGGGCTGAGCCGTGCCGAGCCGGTGGTGGTGCTGGATCTGCCGGGGCAGGCGGCGCGCGCCTATCCGCTGCGCTACCTGATCTGGCATGAAATCGTCAATGACCGGGTGGGCGGCACCCCGGTTGCGATCACCTATTGCCCCTTGTGCAATTCCGCGATGAGCTTTGACCGACGGGTGGCTGGTCGCACCCTGAGCTTTGGCGTCACCGGCAAGCTGCGGCAGTCTGATATGGTGATGTATGACCGCGAGAGCGAGAGCTGGTGGCAGCAGGCCACGGGCACCGGCATCGTAGGCGAGATGACTGGCCGGGAGCTGCGGCAGCTGCCGAGCTGGCTGGACAGCTGGCAGGGATTTCGCGCCGCCTATCCAGAGGGGCTGGTGATGGCTGAGCCGCGCCACAACCGCAGCTATGGCCGCAATCCCTATCAGGGTTATGACCGGTCGAACTGGCCGTTTCTTTATGATGGGACACCGCCGCCCCATGGCATCGCGCCGCTGGCGCGTGTGGTGCGGGTGGGGGATCGGGCCTGGCCCTTGGCGCGCTTGGCCAAGGCCGGGGAAATCCGCGAGGCGGGACTGGTCCTCAGTTGGCGGGCCGGGCAGGCCTCGGCGCTGGATGCGGGGCATGTCGGCAAGGGGCGCGATGTGGGATCGGTGCGGGTGCAGGGGCGTGATGGCGCGGATCTGCCCCATGATGTGATGTTTGCCTTTGCCTATGACGCCTTCTGGCCCAAGGGGGACTGGATGCTGGAGTGA